Proteins encoded within one genomic window of Sphaerotilus montanus:
- a CDS encoding ATP-binding protein, which yields MSPAAAALPRRRLPIGIQTFADLRDTGCYYVDKTGLAIDLIESSGKAFFLSRPRRFGKSLLVDTFKELFEGNRALFGGLAAETRWDWSKRHPVIRISFGGGVLRKGGDLDQHIAELIDEHANRLGLTLHNQSLSGRFKDLIRLAHEQAGASVVVLVDEYDKPILDNLTEPAIAREMRDGLRNLYSVLKDMDAHLRFVFLTGVSKFSKVSLFSGLNHLVDITLDPPFSALCGYTDEDMDTVFAPELPGLDREEIRRWYNGYNWGGTSVYNPFDALLLFRNRRFKPYWFETGTPTFLVDLLAERRMFTPDLGRLVTSETLLSTFDVDAMTAEALLFQTGYLTIAETHEIPGRTEYTLKYPNMEVQASLNDSLLKRFVGDLSAPEPQISRLWRVLQAGDPLALKDLFHAFFASIPNDWYRNNPIAQFEGYWASIFYSHFAALGLDIRVEDTTNKGRIDMAVLACGVVWLFEFKVVELVPQGRALQQLKDRGYGEKYAGRGEPVYLIGVEFSRQDRNIVGFEVEYAVEARR from the coding sequence ATGAGTCCAGCCGCTGCCGCCCTGCCACGCCGTCGCCTGCCGATCGGCATCCAGACCTTCGCCGATCTGCGCGACACGGGCTGCTATTACGTGGACAAGACGGGGCTGGCGATCGACCTGATCGAGTCGTCTGGCAAAGCGTTTTTCCTGAGTCGGCCGCGGCGTTTTGGCAAGAGCCTGCTGGTGGACACGTTCAAGGAACTGTTCGAGGGCAACCGGGCGCTGTTCGGCGGGCTGGCGGCCGAGACGCGCTGGGACTGGTCGAAGCGGCATCCGGTGATCCGCATCAGCTTCGGTGGCGGCGTGCTGCGCAAAGGGGGCGATCTGGACCAGCACATCGCCGAACTGATCGACGAGCACGCCAACCGACTGGGTCTGACGCTGCACAACCAGAGCCTGAGCGGGCGCTTCAAGGATCTGATCCGACTCGCGCACGAGCAAGCAGGCGCCAGCGTCGTCGTGCTGGTCGATGAATACGACAAGCCGATCCTCGACAACCTGACCGAGCCGGCCATTGCCCGCGAGATGCGCGACGGGCTGCGCAACCTGTACTCGGTGCTCAAGGACATGGACGCGCACCTGCGGTTCGTGTTCCTCACGGGCGTGTCGAAGTTCAGCAAGGTCAGCCTGTTCTCCGGGCTGAATCACCTCGTGGACATCACGCTCGATCCGCCCTTCAGCGCGCTGTGCGGCTACACGGACGAGGACATGGACACCGTGTTCGCGCCGGAGCTGCCGGGGCTGGACCGGGAGGAAATCCGGCGCTGGTACAACGGCTACAACTGGGGCGGGACCAGCGTCTACAACCCGTTCGACGCGCTGCTGCTGTTCCGAAACCGGCGCTTCAAGCCCTACTGGTTCGAGACGGGCACGCCGACCTTCCTGGTCGATCTGCTGGCCGAGCGGCGCATGTTCACGCCGGACCTGGGGCGGCTGGTGACGAGCGAAACGCTGCTGTCCACCTTCGACGTGGACGCGATGACGGCGGAGGCGCTGCTGTTCCAGACCGGCTACCTGACCATCGCCGAGACGCACGAGATTCCGGGGCGCACCGAGTACACGCTGAAATACCCGAACATGGAGGTGCAGGCGAGCCTGAACGACAGCCTGCTCAAGCGGTTTGTGGGCGATCTTTCGGCGCCGGAGCCGCAGATCAGCCGGTTATGGCGCGTGTTGCAGGCGGGTGATCCGCTGGCGCTGAAAGACCTGTTCCACGCCTTCTTTGCGAGCATCCCGAACGACTGGTACCGCAACAACCCGATCGCGCAGTTCGAGGGTTACTGGGCCAGCATCTTCTACAGCCACTTCGCCGCGCTCGGGCTGGACATCCGGGTCGAGGACACGACGAACAAGGGGCGCATCGACATGGCGGTGCTGGCCTGCGGGGTGGTGTGGCTGTTCGAGTTCAAGGTGGTGGAACTCGTGCCTCAGGGGCGGGCGTTGCAGCAACTGAAGGATCGGGGGTATGGCGAGAAATACGCGGGGCGGGGGGAGCCGGTGTATCTGATTGGGGTGGAGTTCAGTCGGCAAGATCGGAATATCGTGGGGTTTGAGGTGGAATATGCAGTCGAAGCCAGACGTTGA